From a region of the Zerene cesonia ecotype Mississippi chromosome 11, Zerene_cesonia_1.1, whole genome shotgun sequence genome:
- the LOC119830497 gene encoding UPF0605 protein GA14893, producing MALDLVSIAQPHYIPGYTGHCPEYKYRIGDTYGSTTHKILLDPSVNHSERLVLSDRTADDFQIFRPAQTDVDIVNARFRNGDPVYKHPMIPGYEGFLPRLNAHFGQRYTVSATEALSEFQKSQLNQRAARHQLERVVDLQEGKGKPWDLVDRFSATAEFKLPLVVVRPECAGILRDLPMDEPKLSPASHSISPYFMENSDPQKYIKKGFAGHVPYGFQRFGDSSKKLTNSALCDFSSNYRRRQSTEWAPVNVVKPDPPLSINPTEIYHKHVGMLPNYAGHVPGCLFRFGKTYGNDTRDAKRWLRGDFKP from the exons ATGGCTTTAGACCTCGTTAGCATCGCGCAGCCACACTACATTCCTGG CTACACGGGCCACTGTCCAGAATACAAGTATCGTATTGGCGACACATATGGGTCCACCACGCACAAGATCCTCTTGGACCCTAGTGTGAATCACTCGGAGAGGCTCGTGCTATCTGACCGGACGGCTGATGACTTTCAG ATATTCCGGCCAGCACAAACGGATGTGGATATTGTCAACGCACGGTTTCGAAATGGCGATCCTGTGTACAAGCATCCGATGATACCGGGATATGAAG GCTTTCTTCCACGACTGAACGCACATTTTGGACAAAGATACACCGTGTCAGCGACTGAAGCCTTGTCCGAATTTCAAAAGTCGCAATTGAACCAGAGAGCTGCTAGGCACCAGCTAGAAAGAGTCGTAGACTTGCAAGAGGGCAAAGGAAAGCCTTGGGACTTGGTTGACAGATTC TCCGCGACTGCTGAATTCAAGTTACCCTTAGTGGTGGTGAGACCTGAATGTGCGGGAATACTCAGAGATCTGCCGATGGACGAGCCTAAACTTTCACCAGCTTCTCATTCTATCAGTCCGTACTTCATGGAAAATTCAGATCCccagaaatatattaagaaag GATTTGCTGGTCATGTGCCATACGGCTTCCAGCGTTTCGGGGATTCATCTAAGAAATTGACAAATTCTGCTCTATGTGATTTCTCGTCGAATTATAGGCGTCGGCAAAGTACAGAATGGGCACCTGTGAATGTAGTCAA GCCTGATCCTCCCCTATCCATTAATCCAACGGAGATCTATCACAAGCACGTCGGAATGTTGCCGAACTACGCTGGTCATGTACCGGGATGTTTGTTCAG ATTCGGCAAGACCTACGGCAACGACACTCGCGACGCCAAGCGGTGGCTGCGCGGTGACTTCAAACCATAG
- the LOC119830233 gene encoding elongator complex protein 3, with the protein MPKKKPMPDISKEEKMVIVISEIIQELQAAHRQGKDVNLNKMKTRISSKYGLDTSPRLVDIIAAVPSDAKSYLLPKLKAKPIRTASGIAVVAVMCKPHRCPHINFTGNICVYCPGGPDSDFEYSTQSYTGYEPTSMRAIRARYNPYLQTRHRIEQLKQLGHSVDKVEFIVMGGTFMSLPEEYRDYFIRNLHDALSGHTSSSVAEAVKYSEKAKTKCIGITIETRPDYCLQRHMSDMLNYGCTRLEIGVQSVYEDIARDTNRGHTVKAVCENFNLAKDAGFKIVAHMMPDLPNVDLDRDVEQFKEFFENPAFRADGLKIYPTLVIRGTGLYELWKTGRYKSYPPSTLVDLIAKILALVPPWTRVYRVQRDIPMPLVSSGVEHGNLRELALQRMADLGTDCRDVRTREVGIQEIHNKVRPYEVELVRRDYVANGGWETFLSYEDPDQDILVGLLRLRKCAKDTYRPELKPGKGSTFSQCSIVRELHVYGSVVPVNARDPTKFQHQGFGMLLMEEAERIAVEEHGSDKMAVISGVGTRNYYAKIGYHLEGPYMVKMLA; encoded by the exons atgccGAAGAAGAAGCCAATGCCGGACATCTCGAAAGAGGAGAAAATGGTCATCGTTATATCGGAGATAATACAAGAGCTGCAGGCGGCGCATCGTCAGGGAAAAGATGTTAACCTTAACAAAATGAAGACGAGGATTTCGTCGAAGTACGGTCTGGATACGTCTCCAAGACTGGTGGACATCATAGCAGCCGTGCCATCGGATGCGAAGAGTTACCTGTTGCCTAAGCTGAAAGCGAAGCCGATACGAACGGCATCTGGGATTGCGGTCGTTGCCGTGATGTGTAAGCCGCACCGTTGTCCGCACATAAATTTTACAGGCAACATATGCGTGTACTGCCCCGGCGGGCCGGATTCTGATTTCGAATACTCCACGCAGAGTTACACGGGCTATGAGCCGACATCCATGCGAGCTATAAGAGCCCGCTACAATCCGTATTTGCAGACGCGTCACAGGATCGAGCAATTGAAACAGCTGGGGCACAGTGTTGATAAAGTGGAGTTCATTGTTATGGGTGGCACTTTTATGAGCTTGCCGGAGGAATATAGGGACTACTTTATAAG GAATCTCCATGATGCACTATCCGGCCACACTTCTAGCAGTGTTGCTGAGGCTGTGAAATACTCAGAGAAGGCCAAAACCAAGTGTATTGGCATCACTATCGAGACTAGGCCGGATTACTGCCTGCAACGGCATATGAGCGACATGCTTAACTATGGGTGTACTAG GTTGGAGATAGGTGTGCAGTCTGTGTATGAAGACATTGCCAGGGACACTAACAGAGGCCATACAGTGAAAGCAGTCTGTGAGAACTTCAATTTGGCCAAGGATGCTGGATTTAAG aTCGTAGCACACATGATGCCCGACCTGCCCAACGTGGACCTCGACCGTGATGTAGAACAATTCAAGGAGTTCTTTGAGAACCCAGCGTTTAGGGCCGATGGGCTCAAGATATACCCCACTCTGGTGATCAGGGGCACCGGGTTGTATGAGCTGTGGAAGACAGGGAGATACAAGAGCTACCCACCATCCACACTGGTGGATCTGATCGCAAAGATTCTGGCTCTGGTGCCGCCGTGGACAAGGGTTTATAG AGTGCAGAGAGACATTCCGATGCCTTTAGTATCATCGGGTGTGGAACATGGCAACCTGCGTGAGTTGGCACTGCAGCGAATGGCCGATCTGGGAACCGATTGTCGAGATGTAAGGACCAGGGAGGTGGGGATACAGGAGATACACAATAAAGTGAGGCCGTATGAG GTGGAACTGGTCCGTCGCGACTACGTGGCGAACGGCGGTTGGGAGACGTTCCTCTCCTACGAGGACCCCGACCAGGACATCCTCGTTGGCCTGCTGCGCCTGCGCAAGTGCGCCAAGGACACGTACCGGCCCGAGCTGAAGCCGGGCAAGGGTTCCACCTTCAGCCAGTGCAGTATTGTGCGGGAGCTGCACGTGTACGGCTCTGTTGTGCCG GTGAACGCTCGCGATCCAACGAAATTCCAGCATCAGGGCTTCGGTATGCTGTTGATGGAGGAGGCGGAACGTATAGCTGTCGAGGAACATGGCTCCGACAAAATGGCCGTCATTTCCGGTGTCGGCACTAGGAACTATTACGCGAAGATCGGTTACCACCTCGAAGGACCATATATGGTTAAGATGTTGGCCTAA